A genomic segment from Glycine soja cultivar W05 chromosome 18, ASM419377v2, whole genome shotgun sequence encodes:
- the LOC114396560 gene encoding zinc transporter 11-like isoform X1 has product MSPSFRTSLFLFTLSLLFFFSLSVSAHSGHLDDDDDDDADAGGDATPNLRARSLILAKVWCLIVIFFATFVSGVSPYILKWNEGFLVLGTQFAGGVFLGTAMMHFLSDANETFGDLTRKEYPFAFMLACAGYLMTLLADAVISSVLKNTGRDQPRDAEDVQVQGDDVSKVSNNSVRSQSQHRSHSISSSDHHHLANPALGSVRSLGDTILLIVALCAHSVFEGLAIGVAETKANAWKALWTICLHKIFAAIAMGIALLRMIPNRPLVSCAAYAFAFAISSPIGVAIGIILDATTQGHVADWIFAISMGLACGVFIYVSVNHLLAKGYMPHIPTKVDSAYFKFLAVLLGVGVIAVVMIWDT; this is encoded by the exons atgtcacctTCTTTTCGCACATCCCTCTTCCTCTTCACACTctcccttctcttcttcttctccctctcCGTCTCCGCCCACAGCGGCCACctcgacgacgacgacgacgacgacgcGGACGCCGGAGGCGACGCCACCCCCAACCTCCGTGCTCGGTCCTTGATTCTCGCAAAGGTGTGGTGTTTGATCGTTATTTTTTTTGCTACTTTTGTATCGGGCGTTTCCCCCTACATTCTGAAATGGAACGAGGGGTTCTTAGTTCTGGGGACCCAGTTTGCTGGAGGAGTGTTTCTGGGAACTGCAATGATGCATTTTCTCAGCGACGCTAATGAAACCTTCGGGGACTTAACTCGCAAGGAGTACCCCTTCGCGTTCATGCTCGCGTGTGCAGGGTACTTGATGACCCTGCTCGCTGATGCTGTCATTTCCTCGGTTTTGAAGAATACGGGGCGTGACCAACCGCGTGATGCTGAGGATGTCCAAGTTCAAG GGGATGATGTGAGCAAAGTAAGTAACAACAGTGTTAGATCTCAGTCACAACACCGG AGCCATTCTATTTCTAGCTCTGATCATCATCACTTAGCAAACCCTGCACTTGGATCTGTCCGTTCGCTTGGAGACACCATTTTATTGATTGTTGCCCTTTGTGCACATTCTGTGTTTGAGGGCTTAGCAATTGGAGTTGCTGAGACCAAAGCAAATGCATGGAAAGCCTTATGGACAATCTGTCTGCACAAGATATTTGCAGCCATTGCCATGGGAATTGCTCTCCTCAGAATGATTCCTAACCGTCCCCTTGTGTCGTGTGCAGCCTATGCTTTTGCTTTTGCCATCTCGAGTCCAATTGGTGTGGCCATTGGAATTATATTGGATGCCACAACTCAGGGTCATGTGGCGGATTGGATCTTTGCCATATCAATGGGTCTGGCTTGTGGAGTATTTATCTATGTATCAGTAAACCATCTGTTGGCAAAAGGGTACATGCCCCACATACCAACAAAGGTTGACTCAGCCTATTTCAAGTTTCTTGCCGTGTTGTTGGGTGTGGGAGTGATAGCGGTTGTGATGATTTGGGACACCTAA
- the LOC114396560 gene encoding zinc transporter 11-like isoform X2: MSPSFRTSLFLFTLSLLFFFSLSVSAHSGHLDDDDDDDADAGGDATPNLRARSLILAKVWCLIVIFFATFVSGVSPYILKWNEGFLVLGTQFAGGVFLGTAMMHFLSDANETFGDLTRKEYPFAFMLACAGYLMTLLADAVISSVLKNTGRDQPRDAEDVQVQGDDVSKSHSISSSDHHHLANPALGSVRSLGDTILLIVALCAHSVFEGLAIGVAETKANAWKALWTICLHKIFAAIAMGIALLRMIPNRPLVSCAAYAFAFAISSPIGVAIGIILDATTQGHVADWIFAISMGLACGVFIYVSVNHLLAKGYMPHIPTKVDSAYFKFLAVLLGVGVIAVVMIWDT, from the exons atgtcacctTCTTTTCGCACATCCCTCTTCCTCTTCACACTctcccttctcttcttcttctccctctcCGTCTCCGCCCACAGCGGCCACctcgacgacgacgacgacgacgacgcGGACGCCGGAGGCGACGCCACCCCCAACCTCCGTGCTCGGTCCTTGATTCTCGCAAAGGTGTGGTGTTTGATCGTTATTTTTTTTGCTACTTTTGTATCGGGCGTTTCCCCCTACATTCTGAAATGGAACGAGGGGTTCTTAGTTCTGGGGACCCAGTTTGCTGGAGGAGTGTTTCTGGGAACTGCAATGATGCATTTTCTCAGCGACGCTAATGAAACCTTCGGGGACTTAACTCGCAAGGAGTACCCCTTCGCGTTCATGCTCGCGTGTGCAGGGTACTTGATGACCCTGCTCGCTGATGCTGTCATTTCCTCGGTTTTGAAGAATACGGGGCGTGACCAACCGCGTGATGCTGAGGATGTCCAAGTTCAAG GGGATGATGTGAGCAAA AGCCATTCTATTTCTAGCTCTGATCATCATCACTTAGCAAACCCTGCACTTGGATCTGTCCGTTCGCTTGGAGACACCATTTTATTGATTGTTGCCCTTTGTGCACATTCTGTGTTTGAGGGCTTAGCAATTGGAGTTGCTGAGACCAAAGCAAATGCATGGAAAGCCTTATGGACAATCTGTCTGCACAAGATATTTGCAGCCATTGCCATGGGAATTGCTCTCCTCAGAATGATTCCTAACCGTCCCCTTGTGTCGTGTGCAGCCTATGCTTTTGCTTTTGCCATCTCGAGTCCAATTGGTGTGGCCATTGGAATTATATTGGATGCCACAACTCAGGGTCATGTGGCGGATTGGATCTTTGCCATATCAATGGGTCTGGCTTGTGGAGTATTTATCTATGTATCAGTAAACCATCTGTTGGCAAAAGGGTACATGCCCCACATACCAACAAAGGTTGACTCAGCCTATTTCAAGTTTCTTGCCGTGTTGTTGGGTGTGGGAGTGATAGCGGTTGTGATGATTTGGGACACCTAA